In Plasmodium knowlesi strain H genome assembly, chromosome: 8, the DNA window ATAAAAGCAACAATGAATCTGAAAATCCCCCCGACTGTGATgctcaaaaagaaaatgaagcgTCCTCCCCCCCAGTGACGAATGACGTCGGGCTGAATTGTAGCCAAGGTGTCAAGGCTGAGGAGGGAAGAACCAACACATCACCTCCCTTCGAGAATTATGAAGGGATCAATGTAGGTAGTCATGTGGACAATTCGGTGAGACAGGAGAGCTTTGAAAATGGCGCAAATGGTTCAATGACCCAACCCGCAGACACGGGGGGGCGCCTTCCTCATGGGGTAACAGAGGTAGGAGAAACAGGACCAAGCGCTTCGGCTATTCACCCGATGGGTGTCAATCTGGTAGGTGTCTCCCCCGTTGACATGTCCTCATCCCAATTCGACGGTCCAAGCATTCACGAACAGGAGAAAAACTACGGCTACCAAAATAATGAGAGCCTCGGCGCAGGCATGCCTTACACACACATGGAGAAGATAAAGGCGGATGGACCCTACCCCTGCAATAACTACGACATGAGTGCCAATGATACATATGGTGGTGGAAACCATGGTAGGAGGACTCACGACAATAGTAGCCTTAACAGTAGCATGGACAATAGTAGGGCCCATTCCATTCAGTACGTAACTAACCAGGAAGGTGTTCACAAGGTAGATTATCTCCACACCgtagagaaaaatatgaataacaTTGCCAACCAAAAATATTGCGTTAATTCAAGGGAGGGTGAGAAAACCTTCCAGTCTCCAACCGATCTTCATGTTAACAACGCAAAGGTAAATGTCTCATCATTTGAAGGCAAAACGGGTTCGAATTACATcgacaagaaaaataactACCCAGAGCAAATATCGCGTGATGGTTTCTACAACAAGCATCAAGTTTTGGGTGATTCATACGCAGTCAGTGACTCAGTGGAACCTGTACCATATGGGTATGATAAACATGTAAATAGCAACAACGCAACAAATGGGACGACGAGTAATTCTGAAGGAGTGAATAATATTGTCCATTACCCCTTCCCCTCTGAGGCGTTTCCCTCAGGCAAAGTAACAGAACATAATTTATCGAACAACGTAATGcattcattccaacaccaatTGAATGACAAAGCGTTTACTCAAAACACCAATGTGGCCGCAGGAAAAAAGGTAGACATTCCTACTAATCAGTCCTACATGCATTTGTACAGTAGCGtaggtggagaaaaaaaaatggaagaaacgAGAGAAATTAATAATTACAACTACGGAGGTGACCTATTGAACAAGTCCCTTAGGGGGGTGAAAAGCGGCATACAAGTAGGCACCATAGAGCAGATGGACAGAGCAACGAAGCTGATTCAGGGGGGTCATATGGTTAGCACCCCCCAAGTAGACAATCTTACAAATGGCCACCTCCGAATGGGTAAAACGGAACAGAAGCGGAAAGAACAGGTAGGAGAACCCAAGCAATGTGTcggagggaaggaaggacaCAACAAGGGAATCGATACCGTCGGTAAGATGGTTCGATGGAAAGAAAACGAAGAGGAGGTGCATCACAAGGGGACGAATGTCGACACTACGGTCGAGGTAGAAGACGACAAAGGGAACGAGTACTACTATGAGAAAACCTTAGATTTcctgaaaaaagaattcagcATCGATCACAGTCAAAGTGGAAATAACTCCCTAAACGATAGGGACATTCTAGAAAAAACAGCCTTTTTTAAGCTaatcaattttgaaaaaaagctAGCTACTGAGCGCAAGCGAGTTTTGAATTACTATCACGAAGACAAGAAGCAGATTTATTCAAGCACCATAAATAAAGACAAGCAATtttcgcacatttttttgaacaatgaaaaatattatgatgCCAAAGAAATTTTGGCATATCTTCTGCCATACCATACTTTTTACCTGGATGACATTTGTATCGACTCTTCcgaagatgatgaagaattttCTGAGAACCTTGAAAGTGACGTTAGGGAAATCGATGCGGGTATCTCCCAAGTAAAGGATTCCTTTCGTGCATACACGAACCCCTCCATGGTGAGTACCCTGCATCATCAAATGGCAAATCGTCCAGTGAGAGATGTGTGTCATACATAggaggatattttttatatctatgtgtgctcccttttttctatGTGTTACTTGGCGCCATTTCATATGGaacatttcccccccacacactcctttttttttttttttttttctcctctccttccccttttacaGCTGTGGAGTTTCAACAAAATAATCGACAGAACGGATAATCAGCACAAGCGGAAAAAAGTCGCAGACTGATGAGGTGTTCCTTACCCTTTTAATCTTTGGAGTTTTTATTCCACAAAAGTGGGTGAAGCGTGGAAAGGGTTGCGGAGCAGGGTTTTTTACGTATGCTAAGTGGGAACCCATAATAATACCACCACACTGCACTGTTTtcaattataatttttttttttttaaaaaaactttttattCATACTGTCGTTTTTTTGAAtatcctttattttattttattttttttatttttttttttttttacgtcatTTTGAACGAGAAGAGAGTTGGAAAGGATGTGTTCCAATTTCTGCTTCATTTTGTgacactttttattttttttattttttgcgtcTTTTCACTTTATCCATTTGCTGCACGGGCGGGTCGAAGTGGCATCATCTTCGCGTGCATACTGTCTGCGCCTGTTACTGCTGTTACTGCTGTTGCGACTGTTGCCGCTGTTGCCGCTGTTGCGGCTGTTGCGACTGTTGCGACTGttgctccctttttttgttgcatgCCTGGTATGCGCCACGCATGACGTACACTTTCGTGTTATGACAGATACGTGAAGTTCCATGCGCACACACACATTCATTGATTTTGtaaaacagaagaaagggTTTCAcattctgaaaaaaaaaaaaaaaaaaaacttttcccCTCTTACACATATGAATGTTGTGCAGGATATCTACCAAAGtgtaaaaaggagaaaaaaataattgatccaatcagtttttctttttctttttctctattcCCCTGAATTGTATAATGGGgcacaaaaaagggatgtAATAAACGCAGGGGCATATCACTACTCCCcgtttgggaaaaaaaaaaaaagagaaggaaaaatttttcatagatcatactgcaaaaaaaacatcctcTCTCTGCTTGTGCCAAATCGCCCATTGTCCCATTTGCCCCGTTGGGTAAAAGGATGACTATTCCTACTTAAGTTTAAGTTGAGGTTGCGGCAAAAAAGCAACACACAGCTGAGGAGTACGTGCCCGCTATTGGCGTCATGACGTATACGTACATTTTtatgtgcacttttttttttttccgctttttactttttccgctttttactttttccactttttactttttcctgctttgtattttttcctgctttgtattttttcctgctttgtattttttcgtttcgcGTTGCACTTGGCCTCCTcgaaggaaagaacataCGCGATTGTTCATTCGctttaataataataatattttttttttttttttttttttttacccaacCGGTAAAGTACCATATGCGTGTTATTTTGTCAACCACTTCGTTCGTTGAATGCGAGTGGGTAGGCATTTTTTATTCGATGCAGGGAGCCTTTTCGCGTTCGCAAAAACGCAGATTCTCAAGTACATGTGAATTAAAAGTGAATACGAAGGCGTAGTGTGCCATCTGCAGGTAATACGTTGAAGCCTCAAGGGGATGAACAAGTTTGTGTACATGCGTATTGACTTAAGTGTACGTACTAACGACCGCCTGAGCGACAAACATGATGATGAAAACCCTGCTTCAAAGTTATAAACTGTTGGACCCAAAGAACAGGGTTATCATCAGAGGGAAAAACTACATATCCTTTCAAAGGAATGCGCTTCGAGACAATGTGGTGAAGAAGGAGACCCCCAAATTTGAGCAGAAGCCTTTGGGGTCGTACCCCGTCCCCCCCGAAGCTGAAATGATGTGGAGAAATAGACATACAGCCTATGGTGGATATATTCAACAGACCGTTTCTCCCTTTCAGCAGAAAATTATGTACCCATTTTGGCACATGGCCTTGGCTAGATGGTGGGCCAAATTTTCATCCTACGTCTGGTGGTGGATATGGCCCTTTGCAATAACAAATTTGATTTTATGGAAAATGTTTAGAGATGCGAAGAAATATGTCGAGCTGAAGCATTGGTACTGATGTGTCGGATGCGTCTTTCCATGAAGTGCCCTGTTTAGCAGCGTTCCCCAAGAAACTGTACACATATGGATGTACACACGGAAGGAcacataaaaaggaagggaaagaataaGAACTTGGATGAAAACCCCATATGCATGATAGGTTTTTAACGTGCATTTTGTGTTTATCGCTAGAGGTGAATTTTTCCAAGAAccaaatagctattttttttttttttttttttttttttttctttttttttgcacaaattTACCTGCACATGCATGTAATttttgaatatttttctccattttgcctgacctgttcataacCTTTATtcacattattttattattattttatttttttttttttttggaaaattcgCACAAATGGATAGAACAACATAATCCTTCTTTGCTTTACCTCGTTTTGCTCCTTTGCCGATTTGATGAACATTTTGGAAGAACGTACTCTTCTGCACACATTGGAGGGGTATACTTTTCGACATACGTTTTAGTCCGCGAATTGAGACGTACAcaaaactttttattttatctcggttgtttttttttttttttttttttttttttttatgcaacgCCGCAGTTATCGTGTGGTACGTTCCTTGTTCTAAGTACTTACCTGTGGAGCATTAATATTGCATATCGAGTGAATATACCTGATCGGCACTGAGAACACGCAGAGCAGTTGAAGCGGCTGTGGGGGTCGgccctttttttacatgtttGAACTTTGTATGATTAAAATGattaaggaaaaactttAACTCAGAGAAGAACAAACCTGCCAAGAGGTACACTAAGAAGCACCCTAAAGGGAGTTCCCAAAAGGGGGCACATGAACTGTGGAACTTTCACAAATTGGATAACGTGTTCTGTGAAGCGTATACGCTTTTGGATACTGTGCGTGGAGATTCCTTTGTACGCGCATCACTGCCATTCCCTCGAGAGGTGCGAGTACGTAATGTGATTGCATTTGCCAGATCCACGTGCAGGCGCACTTGTACTCCGCAAAATGTTCATGAACACACTGCACCATGCCAAGTTTTGGAGAACCGCTTTTCTGAAGACTAGAaggatttttcaaaatgacgCATATACTGCATTTAACAGaaacgaaaggaaaagacGCGCCACAATTGTGTATGACCGCGTTCAAgcgaaagaggaaaaaattaaaaaaggaacatcaCCCAGATTAGGCCCCGAGGAAAATGCACAGGAAGACAAATCACAGCAAATGGAAGTACCACCCGCTAGGAGAAAAGACAAGGATGAGTTTAACCAAAAGATAAAAACCTTCTATGTAGAAAAGAACGTTTATTTTCTTGTGGGATGCTTATTTTCCTTGTACAGTATATTTGTGTATGATTTCTTCACAAACAGGTGTGTGCaaatattttccaatttttttttttttatttttcattttactaGGAAGACAGTGAATATGTTAGCCTGCGCAGTGCATGctctgtttattttttttcaagtgtgCGTTCTGTTCCTTAAATTCGGCTCCAACTTGAACTTGCCATTTGGTAAATGAATGCATCTGGGTGTGATTCACACTTTGCAACGTCTGTGCGATTTTTTCGTTTGGTGCGCGGTTCGAGGGAAACGAGTTAGCAAAAAGGTTAGCAGAAAAGGCTGAAAGGTGAGTAAGAATTGTCCGCGAGAAGGTAACAAAAATTGTTACGTGACCTTGAAGCGGTAGACACGTGGACGTGCTGGCGTATCGCTCAACCCCCGTGATCGGCCGACTCCTCCGAATGCAACCTCTCCGAATGCAACCCCTCCGAACGCAGCCCCTCCGAACGCAACCCCTCGAGCGCATCATCCTCGACGTTGTACTTGTGAGCATTTTCGAGCAAATACTGCGCGATGTGCAGACAGGGGTTCTTGGGCTTGGTGCGACAAATATGTATTAACGCATCTgttaaaatgggaagaatatttttaatcaAGTAGAACCTCAGCGGGATGGATTGGTTATGAAAATACTGTTGCTGATGCTGCAGTAGAAGTTCCTGCCTCTTTTTCTCTACTTTTATtaattcatcatttttgcttATCTCTTCCGCAATGAGTTGATTTTCCTTGGTAGCcagcttttctttttcgaggGAATGTTCTTTCTCCTGTTGTTGAAGTTTTCCTTTCAACATTTCTTCAGAAGATGGAAGGAAGTTGTCAAACTTCAGATTTTTCTCtatgtagatgtatatatttgtgaGAATATCATCTAATGAGGAATCTTCATTTATGTGCACGTTGAATACATCTATGTCTCTCTCCAGGAAGTAGTCTTCGATAGATTTCTTTTGATCAAATTCAAAGTAATCATTTCTGCAGTTTTCTTtgacatattttttgtgccttctTTCGAACCCACTTTCGTCGTTGTGcccttttattatttcttcctctggCAGATTCATCATTCTGCTTCTGCACAGCTCTTCAGGGGATTTCAGAATAATGACGAATTCCggaaagaaagaattatTGTCTGCCTCCTCGGTCAGTCGGTCGGTCAACCCATCGGGGTTCTGATTTGAGTTTCCATTTGGGGGTACCTCTGTTGAGTTCGGTTGACCATTGGATGGGgtgttttttccttgggGAGTTTCCTCATGGTCTGATTCATTCTCATCTTTCTCCGACGAATTATCATCCTCCGTTTCGTCTACTTTGACCGATTCATCCGTTTCGTTCGCATCTTCCGCTTGGTCGACCTGATCTTCTCCCTTCCCATGGCTATCTCCGCCTACTTCACCCtccccttcctccttctcctgtTCGTTCGTGCTGTTAACTGTTCTCCAATCTCCTCTGTGGGTACCAAAGAAGTATTCCGCCTCTTCATAATTTCGAGGGAAGAAATCCAAAACGAACCCCCTAAATTTGCACTCATTGCTTTGAAGCTTTTTGTAAAACATGAATGTCAAGTCTGGTAGAGTCAGCTTGGTAGTTTGCATTGCACTTGCCTTTGCATTTGCCGTTGTATTAGcctttccgttttttctctttttcccctcatgtTCTTCATTTACACGATTCAAGTACTCCTTGTAGTACTCCGGAAAGTCGTACCCCGTCTCCTTGCACTCCTCGATGAGGGAGGGGATGGAACAGAATTTCAAATTATAGTGGTGGCATATTCTTTTGGCAATGAATGTTTTGCCAACCCCCGGCAAACCCAGTATTAGAACCTTTAGTTGCTTCAGATTTCTGTATTGACAGAACTCCTTGGCTAGGGTGGAAATGTTTTTGGTAAATCCGTCTGAACAATGGAATGTGAAtcctttctcattttcttgTCCCTCCTGATTGgttgtcttcttcttcttcttcttcttcgcgGAGTGTGTATTGTCAGCGTGTTCAGCCATATCTGGTTCTTCCTGACCTTGCTGGTCGTCTGATTTGTCCACATCTTTGTgttcatcatcctcatcacttttgtcatcctcctcttcctcctcctcatcatcataatTGTCATCgtcgttttcttcttcatctaccttcttatccttttccttcgGCCTATCGATCTGTTCGCCGCGCTCACCTCCCTCTTCACCTAATTGCGAACAGGCGAACCTCAAATTGACACACATAACCTCCGCGTGATCaaagagaaaggaattaTGAGGAGATACGCTAAGGTAGGTGGAGTTTCCAGAGATGAAGTTACCAATCGTTTTAATTATTGTCTTCTGCGTTACATGTTCGTTATCTACAGCTATAAGATACTTCCTTGCAGGTTGTCTCGAGTACAGCTCCTTCAGAAACTGACACAGGCCTTTCACGTGAATGAGCGGAATAAAGTTATTGCCTCTATCTATTATCTGATTGTCTGCACTTAGCCAtgcatttttgaaaatgggATAGAACACATTTTCTCCGTTACCGTACAGAATTCCTGATGCTACTACATAGGTGTTTAGCTTATTCTTTGAGTTGAGCGATAAAATTAATGTCTCAATGGTTTTGTGTTGTTCGTATTGTCTAGAAGGGGTTCTCTTCATGTAATCCTTTTCGGTGAAGATTTCCGGAACGTTGATATGTTTAATGCTTCCATCGGAGAGAGGCTCTTCCGTTgggttctttttctcttttgtttCTCCACCTGTTGCACTGTTGAAGCTGTCTACTTGTTTcaagaattttctttttgttttgttccaAGTCATTATGGAGGAGATGAGGACCAAGGTGGTGTCTTTCTTTAACTTCTCATACTTCACTTTCCGTATGATATATTCTAATTCCTCCACGTTCGTATTGTTCAGGTCGAAGATGATTAAGTCGCATTGTACTAAGTGCTTCAAAATATTGTCTTTGGGGATCTTGGACACGACTTTTGTAGCTTTTCCATAGTCATACTtgatcccattttttcctttgcttgTTTCTACTAGCGTTCCGTAAATTTCCGTCTTTTCGTTCTTCACCTCGCTAAATGTTTCGCACAAACAACTCCCTGTGTATGTATTTACGTTGTGGATGAACAccctcattttttctttcttttgtatGTTACGCGGGGGAGAAATGTTAGGGAGGATGAGGAGTGAACTCCTTAACGTGAGCGACCCACCCAGTCGTTAACCCTTCTTCACATCTACGCGTAGGAAATACAACGGTAAGCTCGGAAAATGAAGTCCCACTCCAACTCTCCCACCGAATATCTGACAAACCCACCGCAAGGCATGCGGAGAGGAGAAAACTTTGTTTACCCTTTTTGATGGTCAATCACATTCAAATTTTGTTGAGACAAGCGACATACATGGGGacaaattttgaagaacTTCCTTCCAAGCAAGGTCAAACGTGCACATGTGACTCCACACCCCCTTTTCGCATTTCTGTTGGACCAGAAGATGatatgaaaaaggaaggcgGAAATAAAATTCCTTCTTAAGGAGAGAGCGTAACGAAAATTTtgggggttaaaaaaaaaaaaaaaaaaaaaaaaaaaaaaaaaaaatgcacacacacgctatggggagagaaaaaggacGAGGACGGTTAAAACATAGCGTCAAACAGTTTTGCGGAGGACCAGTTTCTTCACATGAaagtatacacatacatgtgaATGTGCGTATTCGTATGTACGATGGCGTTATGTAGTGCTCCCCTATTTGGCCATTTCTTGTCCAACGCTGTGGTGTAGAAAGCAGAGATGAATTATCGTGGCAAGCACGTCGACACATACCTATCCATGAAATTCACCGAGTAGCTAATCCATCAATAAATTAATACACCCGCTGGTCGCTCCAATGTCCGTTGTAGAAGTAGAGAAGGAATGCCCTCCCCCCAAGCAAAGGATCGGGTATTATTGACGAATGAGAGTAGTTTATGTGAGGTCACGGATAGATGTGTGAATTGAGGAAGCAGCGTGGTGGACACTCCCATTCCATTTGTCCAGTCTTTCTACGAactgtacacacatatatgtgcccTTTTCTACAGTTTTTTTGCGAGTACTGTTGGAAGATAAGTGCCTtgtgaaattattttcatagGAGGAATAAACATGTGGCAGTTGTTACAAACATATGGGCTAAGGTGAAGGGAGATTATAATACTCCTCTACTGAAGGATGTAATCGTCGTGGCTAAATTAGCAGCGCGTCGTCAATCAGTTTTACAATTTGTGCAGTGTGATAAATTCTTTTCAGGCCCTGCTCTTTTTGTTATTCcttcctatatatatatatatatatatatttttttttttttttttttttgtgtatgtgtaattGTTCCTGCCGAGTGCAGCTCCGCTCCATTCGCGTATGGTACATGTTTACCAACCGGTGTCCACCAAACGCAGGGATAACATTCTGGATGGAATCACGAACGGGGCGACCAAAAGGAACAACATAAGTAGTGCTggtggagggaaaaaaaaccttcACGGGGAGTTGGGGAGTTTGGCTTAACATTCACTTGGCAGCGCAGAATGCGCCACAGGAGGAGAATAACGGGGTGCGCAAGAACGCCTAAATTGGGTGAACAACGTTTTCCGGGAAAGAGGCTTCCtactttgttcctttttcgtttcaTTCTTTGGTCCATTATATTACTacgtttttttctcattcctaGAACGTTTGCGTGGTCGCTTTGTCGCCGTTTGAATCTACGCACTCTACACCTGAATTTTCTACacttcttttttacctttttcctGTGCGGTGCAGAGCGCCAGGACGCACCCGCGAGCGTACACAGAAACGCCAAGGATGAAAAGGTAGCACTACCCCGGATTTACACCATACATATAGTGGTTATTTTACTCAGTGCAAAGTtgcgaggaaaaaaaaaaaaaaaaaaaaaaaaaaaaaaaaacttacgTGCTTCTTACCCACTGGGTGAAGGTTATAAAAAGCGACTAAACGAATTTCCCATGTGTCGAAGTGAACCGACTGGATTGCATCTCTGCGAAAACGAAGATAAAGTGCGCTCCGGGAACGGTTTGCCTTACCTTatttatgtgaaaaaaaaaacaaaaaaaaaaaaaaaaaaaaaaccgtTAAGGGAGTACATGCAGGTAATTACGAAAACATAATCGTATGTACATAGGTGGGCTGTTTGGTACATTCATATGTTGGCTTCTCCCCTGGGACATTGGCTACACGCATGAGCCCCAAGTGAACCAACTTCCACTCTCCGTCAACATCAAACGAGTTAAAAGTAAATACGCAAGCTTTACTACTTAGGTGAAGAAACACTCTTCATACATATATCCGTCGCTTATTCCGTTTGGAtaaccttcccctttttttgctcaGTTCCAACCCACAAGGAAATTCACCTTGCCGTAATAGCAGAGCTACGGGGGAAACCAGCAAAAAGCTATTCAGATAAGGTAGTAAGTTATTCGGAGAATTACGTGAAGGAAGGATACACCCACACACCCATCAAAATGAGCGATGTAAGCAGATATACGATATGAAATCTAACAAAGGTGTACACCTACCCTTCCCCCACAAGCACCAATTAGTTCTTCGCGTGTTGTGTACGTTATCTGGATCCCTCCCGAGAATTGCTACACCTTGTGTTGTGTCAGAGGATAAATCATTtgacatttatttttcttttctcttttaagCTGTGAAATTGGAATCCCCAATACGGTACACACGGGGATGCCTGAAAAGGTGGCAAAAAGACCATTTCAtagtacacattttttttttttctctctcttcgATCAGGTAATTGTACCACGAAGCTTTCGCTTGCTGGATGAGTTGGAGCGGGGGCAGAAGGGAAACGTTAGCGAAGGAGTGTCTTTCGGTTTGGAAAGTGCTGATGACATTACTCTTTCGAATTGGTCTTGCACTATATTTGGGCAACCGGGAACTGTTTTCGAGAACAGGATTTATTCGCTAACGATATTTTGTGGCGACAGTTATCCCGACGCGCCCCCCACGGTGAAGTTTGACACAAAGATTGAGATGTCTTGCGTGGACGCCACTGGCCGGGTGAGTCATTTGGTGTGATGAGCAACTCACcaaaatgttaaaataatCAGCCTACTTGATATAAtcataccattttttttttttttttttttttttttttttaaatagctAGTTAtatgacttgttcataatttttttttttttttccctttttggtattttttcattttttcattttttttttttgttgataCGTAGgtcattaaaaataatttgcagATTCTAAAAAACTGGAACAGGAATTACACCATCGAAACTATTTTAATAGCGCTGAGACAGGAAATGTTGTCCAGTGCGAACAAGAGGTTGCCGCAGCcgaatgaaggagaaatgtATTGACTGGAGTGAagtccattttatttgtcACCACGGAGGGgacgaaaagggaaaagagaaaaaatcacGACCTCGCAgggtaaaaatgggaaaaaccaggacatgaaaaaaaaaaccacttTTTGCAAGTCCCACGAGATTATTTTAACGCGAATAGGGACTCGTCAATTTGTTGCGATgaaatatatacgtatatatatattttattttttttttcttctcatcaaaattgtgaaatgtttttcttctcatcacATGTGTGTACTTTTATTGGCATGTGGCCTTTATCGCTTCGTTTCGCACCTCCCACATTGGACAGGGTGCTTACCTTTCACTTAACGTGTAActagtggaaaaaaagaaaattttcaaaatgaagtTTTTAAGTaggtaaaaatgtattgctcATTTGGTTATAATCTGTGTGGAGGATTTACTTGATCGGTGAGTGACTGCAGGTGTGGCTCTCTCCTTCTTGTCCCTTTGGAAGGAGAGGAgcaagagaaaaagaaaaaaaaaaaaaaaaaagtagcccTCTTCCATTTAGTTGTCAATTATGTAAGAGATCCTTTATAATTATCAGGAGAACTCTCTCGTTTGTGCGGAAAAAGGGTTGCATATATAGGGAATACACATGTGAatacaagaaaaaagtaattgCGATTTTCTCATCCGCGTTTTCATCTCCGTCGCGCAGATCACCTAGGTGGGGATAAGGCGCTCTCATCTCTCGGTGGTTCTGCGGAGAGCAGGTGTGCGGGTCGTGtaaaatacacacaaatgGGGGAGAGCATGAaggttgcctttttttttttttttttttttttttttttttttcattttcacacATTTATATGGTGTCTCAGTTCGAGTTGCCTTTTTCATGAAGGGTTACTGAAACGTTTGTAACGGTATCCAGAGGGGCGTCCCAACATTTCACGTTCGGTTTGAGTTAGGTTTCCGCTTGAGTTAGGTTTCCGTTTGAGTGATGTTCGCGCTATTTGCACATTCGCGTTTGtattcgtattttttttttttttttttttttttttttcccttgcgGAATTGCGAAAGGATTGCACTTTCCACGGATATGCGCAATTCGTTTCCCATGCGCCGATCGAATTAGGGTTTGCAcgttttttccactttatgTTTCGCTTCCCCTTGGAGGATTGCTGCTGATCGGGGTAGCCACACAGTGTTAAACTGTTTCGTGGCTAAACTGCGATCGGATCATTCAGTCCATCCAACTTTTAATCGAAAAGGAGCAACGACCCCCCGCACGAGGTGAAGAAAAACCCAGGGGTAAAGTTAGACCCCAGGTAAGAAACGAGAGACATGTAATGGATGAGCCATGAACGTTGGGATGATCCTCCAGATGGCCCCCTCCAGTCATTCTTAAAATGAGCTGTCCTCAAATATGCGTACGAATATTTCCACCTTTATATTTGCACTTCTCCAAATTTCTGGGTTAATCACGCTACGTATCTCAGGGGATAGCCTGTTGAAAAAACTGTGAAGGAGTAAATTCGCAATTCGGCAAGGTCGTGCTTGA includes these proteins:
- a CDS encoding P-loop containing nucleoside triphosphate hydrolase, putative, producing the protein MRVFIHNVNTYTGSCLCETFSEVKNEKTEIYGTLVETSKGKNGIKYDYGKATKVVSKIPKDNILKHLVQCDLIIFDLNNTNVEELEYIIRKVKYEKLKKDTTLVLISSIMTWNKTKRKFLKQVDSFNSATGGETKEKKNPTEEPLSDGSIKHINVPEIFTEKDYMKRTPSRQYEQHKTIETLILSLNSKNKLNTYVVASGILYGNGENVFYPIFKNAWLSADNQIIDRGNNFIPLIHVKGLCQFLKELYSRQPARKYLIAVDNEHVTQKTIIKTIGNFISGNSTYLSVSPHNSFLFDHAEVMCVNLRFACSQLGEEGGERGEQIDRPKEKDKKVDEEENDDDNYDDEEEEEEDDKSDEDDEHKDVDKSDDQQGQEEPDMAEHADNTHSAKKKKKKKTTNQEGQENEKGFTFHCSDGFTKNISTLAKEFCQYRNLKQLKVLILGLPGVGKTFIAKRICHHYNLKFCSIPSLIEECKETGYDFPEYYKEYLNRVNEEHEGKKRKNGKANTTANAKASAMQTTKLTLPDLTFMFYKKLQSNECKFRGFVLDFFPRNYEEAEYFFGTHRGDWRTVNSTNEQEKEEGEGEVGGDSHGKGEDQVDQAEDANETDESVKVDETEDDNSSEKDENESDHEETPQGKNTPSNGQPNSTEVPPNGNSNQNPDGLTDRLTEEADNNSFFPEFVIILKSPEELCRSRMMNLPEEEIIKGHNDESGFERRHKKYVKENCRNDYFEFDQKKSIEDYFLERDIDVFNVHINEDSSLDDILTNIYIYIEKNLKFDNFLPSSEEMLKGKLQQQEKEHSLEKEKLATKENQLIAEEISKNDELIKVEKKRQELLLQHQQQYFHNQSIPLRFYLIKNILPILTDALIHICRTKPKNPCLHIAQYLLENAHKYNVEDDALEGLRSEGLRSEGLHSERLHSEESADHGG
- a CDS encoding ubiquitin-conjugating enzyme E2, putative gives rise to the protein MSDVIVPRSFRLLDELERGQKGNVSEGVSFGLESADDITLSNWSCTIFGQPGTVFENRIYSLTIFCGDSYPDAPPTVKFDTKIEMSCVDATGRVIKNNLQILKNWNRNYTIETILIALRQEMLSSANKRLPQPNEGEMY